One Candidatus Sulfotelmatobacter sp. genomic region harbors:
- the murF gene encoding UDP-N-acetylmuramoyl-tripeptide--D-alanyl-D-alanine ligase yields the protein MATSTPLFTLPQLAQASGGDLWASSPPADPIAREEWLRSGVEGASIDTRTIQPGDLFVPLPGANADGHQFIAQAFARGAGASLCDRAHAAEWREKSSGPLVIVDDVTLALQRLATRHRERWSGLLIGVTGSSGKTTTKDLVAAVLEAAAPTLKTEGNLNNHWGVPLTLLRLRAEHRAAVIEMGMNHAGEIAGLAAIAAPNAALITTAGSAHLEHLGTLEAIAREKASLAANLKADQVAFAGADSPRLLVALRPFACRKVTYGFARGADLRPVRFEALGESGSQLAVAGFPEFVLPLPGRHQVANALGALAVAREFGVDPARAVAALAAARPGRARMEIRHARGATLLLDYYNANPESTERALETLSDWPGASRRIAALGDMLELGAEASRLHAETARAAGPNVELWTTGEHAQDWARGTKNARRFESREALREALHEALAPGVVVLIKASRGARFETLLEGLGAS from the coding sequence ATGGCCACCTCGACGCCCCTGTTCACGCTGCCCCAACTGGCGCAGGCGTCCGGGGGCGACCTGTGGGCCTCGAGCCCGCCCGCCGATCCCATCGCGCGCGAGGAGTGGCTGCGCTCGGGCGTGGAGGGAGCCTCGATCGACACGCGCACGATTCAGCCCGGCGATCTGTTCGTGCCGCTGCCGGGCGCGAACGCGGATGGCCATCAGTTCATCGCGCAGGCCTTCGCGCGCGGTGCGGGTGCGTCGCTCTGCGATCGCGCCCACGCCGCCGAATGGCGCGAGAAGTCTTCCGGTCCGCTGGTGATCGTGGACGACGTCACGCTGGCGCTCCAGCGGCTCGCCACGCGACACCGGGAACGCTGGAGTGGTCTCCTGATCGGCGTCACCGGCAGCTCGGGCAAGACCACCACCAAGGATCTGGTGGCGGCAGTGCTCGAGGCGGCCGCGCCGACCCTGAAGACCGAGGGGAATCTCAACAATCACTGGGGCGTGCCGCTCACCCTGCTCAGGCTCCGCGCCGAGCATCGCGCCGCGGTGATCGAAATGGGCATGAACCACGCCGGCGAGATCGCGGGGCTGGCTGCGATCGCGGCTCCCAACGCCGCGCTGATCACCACCGCCGGCAGCGCGCACCTCGAGCACCTCGGCACGCTCGAAGCGATCGCGCGCGAGAAAGCGTCGCTGGCCGCGAATCTCAAGGCCGATCAGGTCGCCTTCGCGGGAGCGGATTCGCCGCGCCTGCTCGTGGCGCTGAGGCCGTTCGCCTGTCGCAAGGTGACGTACGGGTTCGCGCGCGGCGCCGACCTCCGGCCGGTCAGGTTCGAAGCCCTGGGGGAGTCCGGCTCGCAGCTCGCCGTCGCGGGATTCCCCGAGTTCGTGCTGCCCCTGCCGGGGCGGCACCAGGTCGCCAACGCCCTGGGGGCGCTGGCGGTCGCGCGCGAGTTCGGCGTCGATCCGGCGCGCGCGGTGGCGGCCCTGGCCGCCGCCCGGCCCGGCAGGGCGCGCATGGAGATTCGCCACGCCCGGGGCGCGACGCTGCTGCTCGACTACTACAACGCGAATCCCGAGTCGACCGAGCGCGCGCTCGAGACGCTGTCGGACTGGCCGGGCGCCAGCCGCCGCATCGCCGCGCTCGGCGACATGCTCGAGCTGGGTGCCGAGGCCTCTCGGTTGCACGCCGAGACCGCGCGCGCCGCGGGCCCGAACGTCGAGCTGTGGACCACCGGCGAGCACGCCCAGGACTGGGCGCGCGGCACGAAGAACGCGCGCCGGTTCGAATCGCGCGAGGCGCTCCGCGAAGCGCTTCACGAGGCGCTGGCGCCCGGAGTGGTGGTGCTGATCAAAGCGTCGCGCGGGGCGCGCTTCGAAACCCTGCTCGAAGGACTGGGAGCGAGCTGA